The following proteins are encoded in a genomic region of Gossypium hirsutum isolate 1008001.06 chromosome D05, Gossypium_hirsutum_v2.1, whole genome shotgun sequence:
- the LOC107918117 gene encoding dnaJ homolog subfamily B member 13 — MGVDYYKILQVDKNAKDDDLKKAYRKLAMKWHPDKNPNNKKEAEAKFKQISEAYEVLSDPQKRAIYDQYGEEGLKGQVPPQDAGGPGGATFFQTGDGPNVFRFNPRNANDIFAEFFGYSSPFGGMGGSGMRGSSRSFGGMFGDDIFSSFGEGRPMSQNPRKPPPIENTLPCSLEDLYKGTTKKMKISREIADASGKTLPVQEILTIDIKPGWKKGTKITFPEKGNEQPNTIPADLVFIIDEKPHSTFTRDGNDLVVTQKISLAEALTGYTVHLTTLDGRSLNIPINSVIHPNYEEVVPKEGMPIPKDPSKRGNLRIKFNIKFPTRLTAEQKSGIKKLLGPSGGL; from the exons ATGGGTGTAGATTATTACAAGATTCTACAAGTTGACAAGAATGCAAAAGATGATGATTTGAAGAAAGCTTATAGGAAGCTTGCCATGAAGTGGCACCCTGATAAGAACCCAAATAACAAAAAGGAAGCTGAGGCCAAATTCAAGCAAATCTCTGAAGCTTATGAG GTTCTGAGTGACCCACAGAAGAGAGCTATCTACGACCAGTATGGTGAAGAAGGGCTAAAAGGCCAAGTACCACCGCAAGATGCTGGCGGACCTGGTGGAGCAACATTTTTCCAAACCGGAGATGGTCCAAATGTGTTCAGATTCAACCCCAGAAATGCTAATGACATCTTTGCCGAGTTCTTTGGGTATTCTAGCCCCTTTGGGGGAATGGGCGGCAGTGGGATGAGAGGTAGCTCGAGGTCATTCGGTGGTATGTTTGGTGATGATATATTCAGTTCGTTTGGTGAAGGAAGGCCAATGAGTCAGAATCCTCGTAAACCTCCTCCTATTGAAAATACGTTGCCTTGTAGCCTTGAAGATTTATATAAAGGAACCACAAAGAAGATGAAGATTTCTAGAGAAATTGCAGATGCTAGCGG GAAGACATTGCCAGTGCAGGAAATCCTGACCATTGATATCAAACCTGGTTGGAAAAAGGGAACAAAGATCACCTTCCCTGAGAAAGGAAACGAACAACCAAACACAATCCCTGCAGATCTTGTTTTCATAATCGATGAAAAACCTCACAGCACATTCACACGCGATGGCAATGACCTGGTTGTCACGCAAAAGATATCGCTGGCCGAAGCATTAACAGGCTACACCGTTCATCTTACAACATTGGATGGAAGGAGCTTGAACATCCCCATCAACAGTGTGATCCATCCAAACTATGAGGAGGTAGTCCCGAAGGAAGGTATGCCAATTCCCAAAGACCCATCGAAAAGAGGTAACCTCAGAATCAAGTTCAACATTAAGTTCCCAACAAGGTTAACTGCAGAGCAGAAATCTGGAATCAAGAAGTTATTGGGACCATCGGGTGGGCTTTGA